The genomic window GCGCCCTCCAGCACGCTGCGGACGATCTCGGGGCGGCCGTGTCGCGGCGTCAGGCCGACGAACGCGCCCCGGGCGTTCGGGTTCGCGTGCGGGGTCCGCTCGCCGGTCAGGTAGGGCAGGAAGATCAGCCCCTCGCATCCGGGCGGTGCCTGCGCCGCCCGCTCACAGAGCAGGTCGTAGGCGTTCGCACCGCGTTGCGCGGCGCGGCTCCTCTCGGGTTCGCCCAGGGCGCTGCGGAACCACTGCAGGGAGCCGCCCGCGCTCAGGACGACGCCCATCATGTGCCACTTGTCGGGCACGGCGTGGCAGAACGTGTGCAGGCGGCCCCGGCGGTCGGTCGCCACCTGGTCACTGAACGCGAACACGACGCCGCTGGTGCCGATCGTGGCGCTGAGGACGCCCGTGCGGACGATGCCGTTGCCGACGGCGCCGGCGGCCTGGTCTCCGGCACCTCCGACGATGGGCACGCCGGCGGGGATCCCGAGTGCGCGCCCGGCCGATTCGCTGACCGACGCGCTGACGGCCGGCGATTCGTAGCAGTCGGGCAGCAGCGCCCTGTCGATCCCGAGCGTCGCGAGCATCTCCTCGGACCAGCGGCGGTTGCGCACGTCCAGCAGCAGCGTCCCGCTGGCGTCGCTCACCTCCGTGGCGAATGTGCCGCTGAGGCGGAAGCGCACGTAGTCCTTCGGCAGAAGGACCTTCCTGCACCGGTCATAGTCGGCCGGTTCGTGCGTGCGGACCCACAGGAGCTTGGGCGCCGTGAAACCCGTCAGGGCGGGGTTGCACACCAGCTCCAGCAGGCGCTCCCGGCCGACCTTGTCGGTGATCTCGCGGCACTCGGCAGCGGTGCGCTGGTCGTTCCAGAGGATGGCCGGCCGGATGACCTCGCCCCGGCCGTCCAGCATGACCAGCCCGTGCATCTGCCCGCTCAGGCCGATGCCCGAGACCTCCTCGCCCCGGACGCCGGCCCGGGCGACGACGTCGCGGACCGAACGGCAGGTCGCCTGCCACCAGTCCTCCGGATGCTGCTCGCTCCAGAGCGGCCTCGGATTCGAGGACGGGTATTCGTTCGTCGCGGCGGCCAGCACTCGGCCCGATTCGTCGCACAGGAGGGCCTTGGCGCCTGTCGTGCTGACGTCGATCCCCATCAGATAGCCCATCGGACGGCCTCCCGTTGACGCTGAGAACCGCACTCCGGCCGACGCTCCGGGCAGTTGTCTACCATCATCGGTGTCGCGAAAGCAAGCCCACCGGCAGGAATGCGGCCTTGTGCTTTCCGATCGGCGGGGCGGCGCACTATGATGGCCGGAACGGATTGCGGAAGGGAGGCCGTGCGGAATGCGTCTGTTCTGGGCGACGGTGTGCATCGGCGTGCTGTGCGGATCCGCCTTCGCGGTGCCGCGGCTGGAGGTGGACGCGCACGGCGACGTCGTGCTCGCCGTGCCCGGCCGCCCGCCGGTGCAGGCCCACGTCTTTGCCCACTACGACGGCTGGGTCTGGCGCGGGGCGGGCCTGGTCGAACGCCGCCGCGAGGGCGCCTGGGAAGGCGCCATCACCAAGAGGGCGGAGGACGGGGACGGGGGCGTGGGGTTCCTCAAGACCGCACGGGAGATTCCCGGCGGCGTGCGACTGAACTACGAATTCACGCGCCGGGGCTCCATCGACCTGCGGCGCGGCGTCTTCCTGGCCTTCACGTTTCCCTACGCGGACTACGCGGATCGCGAAATCGCCTTCACGCACGCTCCCCCGGTCCGGATGGCCGGCCGGTTCGACGTCTCCAGCCGGGGCTGCAGCGTGCCGCTGACCGACCAGACCGCCCTGCACATCGAATGCGACGAGCCGACGCGCTTCATCTCCTGGATCGAGGAGGGGCGGAGCATTCACCTGAACGTGCGGCTGGTGCCGAGCGGATTTCGGGGCCGCGCACGGGGCGGCCTGTCGCTGCGGCTGGCCGAGCCCGTCGGCGTCGACCCGCGGTGGAGAACGCCGTCCTCGGCGCGGCCGCTCATGCTGCTCGGGGTGCGGGCGGAGCGGCGGGTCGTACGCCGCGGCGAGCCGGTGGAGTTCCTGGTGGACCTCGACGCGTCCTACGACAACCCGTTCGACCCCGAGCAGGTGGCCGTCGACGCGCGGGTGCGGACTCCCTCCGGCCGGACGGACGACGTGCCGGGCTTCTACTGGCAGGGCTTCCGGGCGCGATACGAGGGAGGGGAGGAACTGCTGACGCCCGAGGGCGACGGGGGTTGGCGGGTGCGCTACACGCCCCGCGAGACCGGCCGCCACCTGGTGACCGTCCGCGCGCGGGATGCCGGCGGCCGGGCCCTGGCCGAGCCGGTGGCGTTCGAGTGCAGAGACTCGGATTCTCCCGGATTTGTACACGTCGGCGACGCGCCCGACGGCGGGCCGCGCTACCTCGCCTTCGAGGCGGGGGAGACGTTCTTCGCCATCGGGCACAACGTGACCACCTACCGTGCGGACCTCCCGGACGTCTTCCGGCGCATGGCCGGCGCCGGCGAGAACTACACGCGGTTCTGGATGTGGTCCGCCGCCCTGGGGATCGAGTGGGGCCGACCGCTCGGCCACTACCGCATGGACGAGGCATGGCGACTCGACCGCGTCTTCGAGCTGGCCCGCCGGCACGGCATCTACGTCATGCTCTGCCTGGACACCCACCAGGACGTCATGGAGGGCTGGCGCGACAACCCCTACAACGCCGAGCGCGGCGGCCCGTGCCGGACGGTCATGGACTTCTTCCGCTCCGAGGCCGCCCGTGCCGCCTACCGCAACCGACTGCGCTACATCGTCGCCCGCTGGGGTCACCATCCGAACCTGCTCTGCTGGGAGTTCATCAACGAGGTCGAGGGGTTCGAAGGAGCGTCGCGAAACCGGCAGGACGTGGCCCGATGGCATGAGGAGATGGCGGGCGTCGTGGCCGACCTGGACGTGTTCGACCATCCGATCACCACGAGCCTGTGGACGACCGAGGGGTGGCCGGAGCTCTGGGATCTGCCGGCGATGGACATCGTGCAGAGCCACTGGTATGCCAACGATCCCCATGCGGACATGGCCCTCGAGGTCGCCGCGATCTGCGCACAGA from Candidatus Brocadiaceae bacterium includes these protein-coding regions:
- the xylB gene encoding xylulokinase — translated: MGYLMGIDVSTTGAKALLCDESGRVLAAATNEYPSSNPRPLWSEQHPEDWWQATCRSVRDVVARAGVRGEEVSGIGLSGQMHGLVMLDGRGEVIRPAILWNDQRTAAECREITDKVGRERLLELVCNPALTGFTAPKLLWVRTHEPADYDRCRKVLLPKDYVRFRLSGTFATEVSDASGTLLLDVRNRRWSEEMLATLGIDRALLPDCYESPAVSASVSESAGRALGIPAGVPIVGGAGDQAAGAVGNGIVRTGVLSATIGTSGVVFAFSDQVATDRRGRLHTFCHAVPDKWHMMGVVLSAGGSLQWFRSALGEPERSRAAQRGANAYDLLCERAAQAPPGCEGLIFLPYLTGERTPHANPNARGAFVGLTPRHGRPEIVRSVLEGAAYAMKDSLEIMRQLGVEAEEIRLSGGGARSPLWRQIQADVYGRPVCTINADEGPAYGAALLAGVGAGTWSTVEEACTQAISVVERHEPQEAAMRAYRAFYPLFRNLYRSLESDFDAITDAVERLQP
- a CDS encoding DUF5060 domain-containing protein, which translates into the protein MRLFWATVCIGVLCGSAFAVPRLEVDAHGDVVLAVPGRPPVQAHVFAHYDGWVWRGAGLVERRREGAWEGAITKRAEDGDGGVGFLKTAREIPGGVRLNYEFTRRGSIDLRRGVFLAFTFPYADYADREIAFTHAPPVRMAGRFDVSSRGCSVPLTDQTALHIECDEPTRFISWIEEGRSIHLNVRLVPSGFRGRARGGLSLRLAEPVGVDPRWRTPSSARPLMLLGVRAERRVVRRGEPVEFLVDLDASYDNPFDPEQVAVDARVRTPSGRTDDVPGFYWQGFRARYEGGEELLTPEGDGGWRVRYTPRETGRHLVTVRARDAGGRALAEPVAFECRDSDSPGFVHVGDAPDGGPRYLAFEAGETFFAIGHNVTTYRADLPDVFRRMAGAGENYTRFWMWSAALGIEWGRPLGHYRMDEAWRLDRVFELARRHGIYVMLCLDTHQDVMEGWRDNPYNAERGGPCRTVMDFFRSEAARAAYRNRLRYIVARWGHHPNLLCWEFINEVEGFEGASRNRQDVARWHEEMAGVVADLDVFDHPITTSLWTTEGWPELWDLPAMDIVQSHWYANDPHADMALEVAAICAQKLRGDPDRPHLFGEYGVDSSGGTDRSDPGGVHLHNGNWAALMSGAASNPVSWWHEEYIDPLRLYGVYRGLARFVAGEPLAGRCWRPIPAPAVEYVDPRPVEGRDLEFSGLRAGWDRSVPEGLRFALRRDGTVEGRDELPQTLHGRAQPDLTSSLTFELDCRAPTRFSVRVGEVSMGAVLHFHVDGRRVRTADLPAGPDLGRSSRWRGRWGIWQTQYDEWFGVDVPAGRHTVRIENTGKDWLELLALRADGYVTRERPPLRVLGMASEDRLLLWVQNEEHTWFNVRDGVRIRPAAPSRMALEGLADGTWSVQWWDTRRGRVTRTSYLTVREGRVTVDLPEVRCDLALKLIRHGGR